In Camelina sativa cultivar DH55 chromosome 17, Cs, whole genome shotgun sequence, the genomic stretch aaaatacccggatccaaagatccgatccgaacctaatccaaaaaacccgatccgaacccgatccgaaccgaaatccgaatgGGTATTCGAATATAcccatattattaatatatagtagtaatatattagtaatatttataattttagtaataaaaGTGTTCTAGgtctgggcaaaatacccggatccGAAGATCTGATTCGAACCTGATCCAAAAAACCGGATCCGAACCCGTATCCGGAATTGTAAAATACCCAAATGGAttttaaatctctaaatccaaaaacccgaatccgaacccgatcggaACCGAAATCTGAATGGGTATCCGAATATAcccatattattaatatatagtagtaatatattagtaatatttataattttaataataaaagtattcaaaatattcagatttttagatattttcgataatttgaagtatttaaaatgtttattagtaaatttgggttaaaaatactctaaattttcagatatattgcgtattattgaataatttagactaaattagatactaaaattttgagttttgtgaatttcgggtaatccgaatctgaacccgaaatacccgaaccgaacccaatCCGAACCCGGAATCTAGAAATACCCAAACGGGTCCTATACatctaaatccgaaaacccgaaaccgatccgaacccgatccgtacccaaacgggtacccgaatgcccatGCCTAAGtgaaaccttgatttatcaggcattcaaactttaaaaacttttatttggtttattctggttttttattttaaagatttttaaaaagttaaatatgataagatttttaaaattctttattCTGGTtctatatgaaaaatatttaaaacttttaaaaagttaaatatgataaatattataccatagatacacaataaatattaaaaattaagatgatatagtgtgagttaaaatatctcgcgacggggttatatagcgggacggcttttattgatatttatataaattaaaaaatatcattaattcggtgttacacgggtaaaacatcatttcattattttgttaacattgtCATTataagagaatagacatatctaattaaattaattacataaatattatataaaaattaaattatattatggtattatatggtttatttaacagttattatataattataacatatttgatcaacaaatataacttataatttaaatattttaattataaataattttacccCGCGGTACACGGCGGATCCTATTCTAGttattagtatttataatttagtttaattagataaataaatattaagtaATTAAAGCTTAGACAATAGTATAACATAAACATGTGGTCCAAGCGTGTATCGACTTCTTTTGGGTTCTTTCTGTTAATTACCGCGGAAAGAAAACCATAATTGCATCAGCGAATTCGATATGGGATAAGAATGAATTAATTACTCAAgtcatttttatagttaaattACTTACTCAAGTCTTACATAACTTAAAAGACAAATTACTAACAATACTTACTTACTCAAGTCTCAAATTACTAACAATGCTTTATTTACTCAAGTCTCAAATTACTAACAATGCTTAAAATACTAAATAGGTCCAAACCACTCCGGATCCGTCAAAGGCTCCGTCACACCATACTCTGCTATTGGTTGCCCTTTTACTTCAGCCTTCTTCATCcaattgttcttctgaacaattTCACAGATCGCATCACTTGGTATAGCAAAGCCCATAGCTGGCCCAATCAGACAAGTGTGACAAACTATTCCTATGACTTGGCCTCGCATGTTGATAAGTGGGCCTCCACCATTTcccttacaaaaacaaaaaaaatgaatcgagttaagaaacaataatatgCCAACACAAAtgcaaaaaacaaatgtaatcaacaatattaatataaaagaatttaatttaCCCTATGTAGAGAACAATCGGTCTGGAGAAAATGATCATACGAACTATCCATCAAGGGTATTTCATGATGGGGGCGTTCAACATAGCTACAATATCAAATAAGATAAAATTAGCacatgaaatttaaaataaatatatattgaaatataatttgaaatatatataaaaaattattacctGATGATACCCTTGGATATTGTATGGGATAATCCAAGTGAATATCCAATTGCTAGTACCAAATTCCCCACAGATACATTTTTGGATATACCAAAAGTAGCAGGGGTGAATTTGGTACCTTCACAACACGTCTCCACTATTGCCAAGTCGTTGTATACATCAAGAAAAGAAACTTGACCATACAAGACTTGTTCTTCATGAGAGATGATGTCCACCTAATCAATTGagtttaataatgttttaaatatcGAACATTATCAATACAAATATAATTcttaataatgttttaaatatgGAACATTATGAATACAAATATAACTCTATATTAATATCAGCAATTGagtttaataatgttttaaatatcAAACATTATCAATACAAATATAATTCTATATTAATATCAGCAATTGAGTTTAATAATgttaacattattattaatagatACATTTTTAGGTTCGGCGTGATATTCATGATCATGTCTGAGACAAACATGTCATCGTAGcttaataatgttttaaatatggaatattatcattacaaatataattatatattaatatcagCAATTGagtttaataatgttttaaatatcGAACATTATCAATACAAATATAACTCTATATTAATATCAGCAATTGagtttaataatgttttaaatatcGGACATTGTCAATACAAATACAGTATGATTCTATATTAATATCAGCATTTGagtttaataatgttttaaatatccaacattattattaatagatAGTACCTTTTTAGGTTCAGCCCGATATTCAGGATCATGTCGGAGACGAAACATGTCATCGTAGAGGCTATGTGCGCAAGTCAAAATCTTGCCACTGGTGCTGATAATTATACCAGCTCCATAAAGGATTGCATCCCCTAggtcaaacaaaaataattaattagtgaaTAAGTATtgtattattcaaaataaaaaaaattaagtaaaaaaaattatgtaagtGAATACCTTCGACTGTTATTAAGTTAACCACGGATGGACTGATCAGAGCTGCTAACTTGGAGAAAGTTAGCAAATCAAAAGGTGGGCATGTGAGGTCATCTGTTAATAGGAGAtgagaaaaaattaatgatgataaaaaggttgaaaaaaaaatagaactaaCAACACGTATGAGTAGAGAGAACAAACCTCCGATGATCAATTCGTCATCTTTAGTGGAGATCTGCTCAGTCGGctcagaagaagaggagaatgGACGAAGGACGGAAGTTGATGAGAAAGATGGCCGGAGAGCGGAAGAAGGTGAGAACAGAGGAGAAGGAAGCTCAGAAGCAGACGGCCGGAGAATGGAAGCAGACGAGATCTTCTAAGTCGGCTCAGAAGAAGGCGAGATCTGTGTATGCTCAGTCGGCTCAGAAGAAGGCTGCTCAGTCGGCTTAGTCGGCTCAGAAGAATGCGAGATCTGAGCAGTCGGCTCAGAAGAAGACGAGAATGAGACTGGCCGgagaaaataagaaaacgaGAGCTGAGGAGACAAAGATGGACGGAGAACGGAAGGAGACGAGAAGTGAGGAGCAGAGGAAAACCGCCGGAGAATGGAAAGAGACGAGATCTTAGACGCAGAAGGAACATCGATGGTGCTGATCCCAGAAGAAGATCGccggagaaaagaagaagaggagacgTGAGGAGAAAGAACAGGAATCCTCCTGATTCCAGAAGAAAATCGCCGGAGATTCATGAGTGACGTCGGAGGAGAAAGAGATGAAACGGCGGAGGCAGTGCCGGCCCAGCATAATATGAGGCccaatacaaaacaatttttttaatgggttttacttataatatttaaaatttaaaaccaaattttaaacaTGCATAAAATAGGAGCCtatttttacaataataaataaataaaattaaaaaattgaggTCAAATCTTATATTATTCGAAAAACGAGGCCtatatttacaataattttttttttttgaggccTAATTGTAATACCAAAAAAGTANAAATTATGTAAGTGAATACCTTCGACTGTTATTAAGTTAACCACGGATGGACTGATCAGAGCTGCTAACTTGGAGAAAGTTAGCAAATCAAAAGGTGGGCATGTGAGGTCATCTGTTAATAGGAGAtgagaaaaaattaatgatgataaaaaggttgaaaaaaaaatagaactaaCAACACGTATGAGTAGAGAGAACAAACCTCCGATGATCAATTCGTCATCTTTAGTGGAGATCTGCTCAGTCGGctcagaagaagaggagaatgGACGAAGGACGGAAGTTGATGAGAAAGATGGCCGGAGAGCGGAAGAAGGTGAGAACAGAGGAGAAGGAAGCTCAGAAGCAGACGGCCGGAGAATGGAAGCAGACGAGATCTTCTAAGTCGGCTCAGAAGAAGGCGAGATCTGTGTATGCTCAGTCGGCTCAGAAGAAGGCTGCTCAGTCGGCTTAGTCGGCTCAGAAGAATGCGAGATCTGAGCAGTCGGCTCAGAAGAAGACGAGAATGAGACTGGCCGgagaaaataagaaaacgaGAGCTGAGGAGACAAAGATGGACGGAGAACGGAAGGAGACGAGAAGTGAGGAGCAGAGGAAAACCGCCGGAGAATGGAAAGAGACGAGATCTTAGACGCAGAAGGAACATCGATGGTGCTGATCCCAGAAGAAGATCGccggagaaaagaagaagaggagacgTGAGGAGAAAGAACAGGAATCCTCCTGATTCCAGAAGAAAATCGCCGGAGATTCATGAGTGACGTCGGAGGAGAAAGAGATGAAACGGCGGAGGCAGTGCCGGCCCAGCATAATATGAGGCccaatacaaaacaatttttttaatgggttttacttataatatttaaaatttaaaaccaaattttaaacaTGCATAAAATAGGAGCCtatttttacaataataaataaataaaattaaaaaattgaggTCAAATCTTATATTATTCGAAAAACGAGGCCtatatttacaataattttttttttttgaggccTAATTGTAAtaccaaaaaagtaaaaaaaaactgaggcCCAATACAAATGTGTCTTAGGAATGTGTCGCGGGCCGGGCCTGGGCGGAGGAggtctgataaaaaaaaaatctctgttaaaaccctaaaaactctCTCGCCGtcgaaacaaagaaaaaccctaaaaggaAAACGACGCGCTTAAAAGGTAAGTAAACATTGTtcgtcaaaagaaaaaaaaaaaaaaaaaaaggtaggtAAACATTCTACAAAGCTCTCAGGCCTTTCTAAGAGGCCCGGCCCAGAAAGGCAGCCGCTCCCGCCCATTTAGTTCTGGAAttaattgcaatttttttttggagaataaaaaaatgtaCTTCACACTTCACAGAGAGGTTCCGTCATTCTTTATTTACTCCTTAGAActtggttttgtgttttaacCGTTTACCACCAATTCAGATTCAACATTTTGCAAGCGATTGATATGcacttttaaaatatactagGTGGTAAACTTTTGCTTATTCCTGTAAAATACCACATATATTGAAATAATAGGCTGTGgcttaagaaaaaaataataattgaaaggaaaaaaaaagcaacgagaattttaaaaaacttttaaactaaaaaagtgtgattttcatgctttttcctttttgaattCGGTGAAATTAATTAACGCACAACACAAGAGATGAAGCTTTCTGCCACATATttctctacattttttttttttttttgtgtaataacaaaactttaatttaaaaaaaaaaatcaaaacagtttACTTACAAACATTATTTGGGAAAAAACCTCAAAATacttcatattattttattttttgtaaaaaggaAATGGTTTTccattatttacatttttccccgttgttttcttttcttatttggattgcaaccaaaaaacaaataaaatggaaaaagatgGAACCTCTGAGAACGGTCGAGAGATCTGGTCCGTGTAATTTCATCACGTGGCAGTGAGAGAGAGATCGGACAGTGATTAACTAATCGAAACGGTAACTTTTAAAGATTATGTGGGACCGAGACTAACTtttaaggagaagaaaaagaatagcAATAGCAGACGGAACCAATTAATTCTCAAGAAACCATTAGAATGGAGACCATCTTGGCTCCTTTTAAGGGAGCAGAAGCAGCAGATCCTGTCAACTTCGATTGATGATATAACCAGACAGTGACATTACGTTACCATGCTTGTTTGTGGAGGTGATAGATTAtgctgcaatttttttttttttgagtggtcgttgttttttgtttgaggATTGGTTGTATACGATACTGTGTATGTGTGTCTACTTGACGGTTATGTCTCCTGTTGACGAGCTCATCTTGTTTTAGAGAaaggttttgtgtgttttggttccGTTCTTCTGATTTATGTCATCGTATCACAAAAGTATGCTGTAAATGATACGATTGCCAGAAGATAACGTTTTTTGGGTGGGTATTAATATGATGATGAAGTGATCAGAAACTTGAGAACAGAGCCATAATATGGAACAATACAGTCCCTGTTCGATATCATTTGCATAATCCTACAAAGGCAGTAGTACTATAAGAATGAAACTGATTCTTGCTACAACGAACCAAACGTATGTAAAAAACTATTATCCGAGATGgatatacataatataaaaccaTACCTCCTCAAACTCCTGTTTTAGCATATGTAACCATACCTCCTCAAACTCTTGTTGTGGCATCTTAGAACCGACACAGATAGTAATGAGGATTGAGGAGAGAATCTGATCTCTTGGATCGGAGGAAAAAAAATCGTGAGAAAGTTCAACGGGAGGGGAAAATTGAGCACGAGTCAGAACAAGCACCATATATCTTTTTCAAAGGTCTGGGTGATTGCTTATCAAACTCTATACACATTCCAAACGATCAAACGTAGAGCAAGACATCTATTATTGGTTCTCTCTTCTATTAGAAGTAAAAGTATATGCATAAACAGTTTGTTATAGTTGGCTTGGCTTGTTAACACATACACCTTGCAATACACATTTTCTATACCATAGATATTGTAAACAAAAGTACATTCACATATAAGCAAAACTGACTGAATGACTTGTAATTNaaaaaaaaaaaaaaaaaaaaaaaaaaaaaaaaaaaaaaaaaaaaaaaaaaaaaaaaagcacttaAAGCTTACAGCTAACATCAATAGAAAGAAACAAGGAAAATAAGTCACTTATGTTATCTGGTGCGTAAAGTGTCGATCACATAACAATTGGCTATCTATATTCGTTACCTTCAAAAACTTAAAGCAAAGATAAACTACAAATCAAAGAACAATCAAATCCAAGTtcggatattttcaaaattcacaGAGAGGTTGAAGCAAATTGAAAATTTACATGTAGCATTACCATAAATTCAACTTCTGTTTTCTAATGAAATTTCAGATCCACCGCCGAAAAATCCTACTAATTGAACTATATTGTCGAAATTTACAATCCGCCCGAGACCAAGAGACATCTTACAATTAAAACTTCACCATTAGAAAGGAACATATATCTCTTTTATAAAGTTGACGGCGCAGGCGAGATTCAGCATGGATTTTAAATCTGGTAGCCGTAAACGAGAACTCGTCGAACTGCTTCAATCAAAGCTTGAGTCGGTGGGATTTGACCAGAGAGCGGATTATTAGATAGATTGAAGTGTCTGAGACTCGTCTGGTTAAGAGGAGGGATTGAGCCAATGGAGAGATAGTCTTGAACAATGAGCGTGTAGAGTCGAGAAAGATGGAGCAACGACCTAGGGATTCGACCGGACAATCTGTTACCGGAGAAGTTGTTGTCGTTGAGATAAACCGATTTGAGATTGAGTAAACCGGAGAGAGAGTTGGATTTGAAACTAAGAACCCTAAGTTGATCTAATTGGTTCAAACTCTTGTCGTCGAGTGAGCCGGTGAGattcaaaaactcaagaacaagcTTGGAGACTCTTCCGTTCATACATTCTCTAACGCCTTGCCAGTTGCAGAGATCTGTTCGTCGCCATGGAATCGAATTAGACGGATCGATTGAAGATTTCAAGCTGAGTAGAGCTTGGACGTCGCTAGATCTTGCCGGAATAACCAAACAGAGGAATACTACTATACATGCAAAGACTACTAGTAACAACAACGACGTaatcgatgaagaagaagaagaagaagaagaagaagaagaagccattaaTTACGAATTTATTAGTTTGCTTAGCTTAAGcgtgataaagaagaagaaagagatgtgaATTGAGTTCACGTAAAGTAAGGCTGAGTTTAAAACCAGCAGCGGTCCACCAGTCAGTCCAACACCTCAAGAGTCTTGCAGTCCTTTAATTGGCTTCccatcaaatattttttgacTTCATTGACCTTCGCATTTTGAAGGATTGAAGAGCTTGTCCATGGTTGATGTACATGTGATTTACCTGCAATTTGTATCTTGAACGTGGACAGGTCAGGGATGATGAATTGAAGCTGATGGTGCCAACTATCAGCTTGAGATGATGAGATGTCTGAGGGAGGTTAATGTTGACAACAACACTGTTGGTTGGTAGGTTTTCTTCTTGTCATCAGTCTGACTTCACTTGTTCAATATTCTTTTACGAATGTATCTAAGATCTGCTTTCATTTTGTTTCAGGTATCAGTCTGCAGTTCTTGGTTCCTAACAGATCGTGGAACTCATTTAGACCTTCATGAATTACCAGGTACTTGTCAAGATCATGTCTACCATGTGATTATAACATTCTAGATTCTGGATTTGATCTATTCATATGGTTTGCTGAAaagttatattatatgtatcGCATGGCCACTCTAGTGTACAATAGGGGCATCTATTCTAGTGTAAAAATTGATTGTAAAGCGTAAACCGTCTTTATCTACAGGAAAACATCAAGAGGTGTGTGTGCATCATATATGATCCCTCTAAAGCGGACCTAGGCGTTGAAGCTTTCAGATTCCTTTATGGAGTTGTACCGAGGTGGAAACTTTAATGGCGAAAAGTATGTCTCTTGATCCATATAGGTTTCTTGAACCCCATAGGATAGTTGTCATGTTTTATTTACTCTCTTTGTTAGGTTGAGAGAGAATAATTTTTCCTGGATGGGTATTTTTGAAGAAATAC encodes the following:
- the LOC104755297 gene encoding putative protease Do-like 14 isoform X1, translating into MFRLRHDPEYRAEPKKVDIISHEEQVLYGQVSFLDVYNDLAIVETCCEGTKFTPATFGISKNVSVGNLVLAIGYSLGLSHTISKGIISYVERPHHEIPLMDSSYDHFLQTDCSLHRGNGGGPLINMRGQVIGIVCHTCLIGPAMGFAIPSDAICEIVQKNNWMKKAEVKGQPIAEYGVTEPLTDPEWFGPI
- the LOC104755297 gene encoding putative protease Do-like 14 isoform X2, whose protein sequence is MFRLRHDPEYRAEPKKVDIISHEEQVLYGQVSFLDVYNDLAIVETCCEGTKFTPATFGISKNVSVGNLVLAIGYSLGLSHTISKGIISSYDHFLQTDCSLHRGNGGGPLINMRGQVIGIVCHTCLIGPAMGFAIPSDAICEIVQKNNWMKKAEVKGQPIAEYGVTEPLTDPEWFGPI